In Ostrea edulis chromosome 4, xbOstEdul1.1, whole genome shotgun sequence, a single window of DNA contains:
- the LOC125668685 gene encoding vitellogenin-1-like, which produces MYLLLAVAAALAASAAQSPSHAYESNKEYIYEYETQALTGIPQGSTIYSGMKIKSDIKIQFRSRSSATLKMDKIRIGRINDPIESVNPTQQQVPEEYFRPLVGKDAEQMIKDLSRPINFRYIRGNVRDIQQEADDPEWSVNVKKGLLSIMEMNLEKRKRLQHSSSIPQVLRPMSSNEGSMYNVMEPSIGGECETLYKVKPLTSTSGDPQIHVTKVRNYDNCINRPKYFASIFHGKQCAECIKARSEPLKSVSLVRYTLIGSSRLFQIQSAISESQHVFTPYSDKGGSIATYLNQTLNLVKVGIVKESLSQPKNRMKVNDGLLYASREIESRNEHSGSSQQSPSSKQSPTPKPISQLLQKTANQSKERIRKLLKMLEEFMKPYIQEEAGPLMMSLLEEIRKADVESLKAVFRETVQTASSDKKKLKMLMDLLPSAGTAPATKVLVDAIMNDQISKPEAIIALNILSLSARPEVLIAKKLLDLTQSSKLSQNRVLKRTVFLCLGAVAGKLSEEEREKYREISQQEVTVRTLLAKESNSQSRKKLKSKKVELEDRKKKEKRIHAQIKQEIVKEIQMLMKSTVLDDKMLSFKTAGNAGLRELIPSVRTYIEDKSQPQILRTQAIYSLRKLTSRYPHDIHSMLLPRYFDRTEKEEVRISSYLVMASTDPSRQILEMVAHSLHKETNPHVGTFVYTHLEQLSNSTYPCLLSWAKNATFALRFAKKFNPMFYYSRFLHLSGYADKVKMGAAVDLGLITSPEEFIPRAGAVHLNTHVLGSSINLAEVGFNTEGLQTLVSKLISPLNELTKDKSVVEVLKQRMRRSTQTQETSNDPISQIHQKLKVSPRTSPDPKGHLYIKLMGNELQYLTLDSNLVDTLLKEGKILLGVTEQKLSSGLDLDIHKSLVPLDADTMIPTESGLPLRMKLRGMAAIKVTGKVSVSGLPSIFKIIRADQLKKDITLNLELRPSVFVDIRGEMEMDAVYFKSGVSIKTMAHVETPLSVSASVNLPKAKVIAKVNVEKLSERVAKLEISPSAYLKEVPSDISKYPRPRELQDIRAAEGAKVIPLSFAIGKRILGLEVGINGQAVVSDFEMNVPYYPMIGKQELVITLSPGLNPQKYLEVQLQVLTPKPESTQQQSTSDKNKSSSQGGILSWLGSLVGSDQPSQSPSSSSSSSPSAPPKDIQVKDPTLTALIEHLKDSQSAQSEKSVVSRNNSVGILLNVLGIDESRSIKRHLQVSVAAGLDINSRTTSIILSLDRSPVPEIETKPWKIDVAINVNLPTRLVDPSELLSKSYQKELEKQIQVHIRRHGESEYHRQIDREVPRQQTKVLQQLLSSTDTQQIIDEVVNTEISQSEEPSLNTQDKKINKLIRKQKQILKEVKNIHRRASDPLRVKSVRSMLSSVMRKSERVKKDVEKEIRSVPSNEESDTLNKYSVLLQQIVEQILEESVRSSKQSLSSKDQQAVEKSLETSKESLRTILQQQSLPLVKPSHSQSGTVDPQSPAESSQQQQRQSEQSQQGSTQRQKPMQESQQQSQDGVSPSSPQPGVQSSTSNSQFLPTSSSQSPLTKSVLDLLQKQTEAIQEITKSKEAEGMKSIDEKKIKEAVYLAQGVDEKIREEASTSSPQDFERLNQKLLKSVIQQQQITKCLEQRITKSYPKQSEKQKKEIKKLIQQSKLETDKMSKIMAVSIQHEIEKEEASRKHSHDDQKALEHLRKVHLSQVIASQQLSAAESSSEKSMVAGSKSIQRLQKSMKILDQTDKQIVSVVKQRYIKDRPIDVINKLIEVSQMQHSLLGLVAERAREELVQSVSRTETKDKQIETLEKRAEAEKLDYLQMVRKILASISSKRSYRNLSWSERQSLQGVHKELENIRSMQIKLEENVRNMERNQEKSVKKVDLSSIKKLVAKCKAIQDNIEKVESGIRSKRLHQMVDDTTKEPQWRIEIQEQIVEKVKELIPDSAMSSKEKESVQTSLNHQENKLEKLQEKLQELQMQESQQNSSSLSWFSPSQSPQPINTQQQEDEPQVVMFNSQDNADYDDEDDDSLPVDEVQKSTHKKSQSSLQRKGKSLNSKIKDSAKQKSVKSSGRKGRKSSKQSSARGDLLAETEREVRISIKAEYGSQGEKKKYFDIQILGTPSLEQLLWERAQMSPLERSSITKKYLKEKSDGSEEVTAAYLKLSWELNLLRHLHVRAHYEREEIPRVVEELGWWTHEAIKALLYPHLSTEYPHSFRPRDRLEIRMDFRRNNKQFDIELKLPEESNFFRGISIPYVGPFLFESTENIRGVIHRSLQKTLSSFTSRLPGQCEVKQNRIRSLDGKEYYVPDTKDCEVVLSMDCSSSKQFAVKSKKDSSDPSKRSLEVHVEGRMIEVVPSSSSVDVKVDGKKQDVPKDSSISIKISTSFSSKENSAIKISRHQSGVSILSLRKGVYITSDGSKISITISPLYYSQVCGMCGNFDGRQENEYQSPEKVDRIDPSCFVLDYLFPDGKCDSESVQKECQQPQVSFSSSRCMPESKTIRRTRLYKNKSQLCLSQSPVKSCPSNCEQKDTKSRAVKMVCFSHESAKARAWEKTSFKRPLTELKSQQADYTEYVQEPNSCREI; this is translated from the exons ATGTATCTTCTGCTGGCAGTAGCGGCGGCCCTAGCGGCATCAG CTGCCCAGAGTCCAAGTCACG CGTATGAGAGCAATAAAGAGTACATCTACGAGTATGAAACACAGGCTCTCACCGGAATACCTCAAGGAAGTACCATCTACTCCGGTATGAAAATCAAATCCGATATCAAAATCCAGTTCCGTTCCAGATCCTCTGCCACCTTAAAG ATGGACAAAATACGCATAGGCCGGATCAATGATCCGATCGAGTCGGTGAACCCAACCCAACAGCAGGTGCCTGAGGAGTATTTTAGACCCCTCGTGGGAAAGGACGCCGAACAGATGATAAAGGACTTGTCTAGACCCATCAATTTCAG ATACATCCGTGGCAACGTCCGCGATATTCAGCAAGAAGCAGACGACCCGGAATGGTCCGTCAATGTTAAGAAAGGTCTGCTCAGCATTATGGAAATGAATCTGGAGAAAAGAAAACGACTTCAACACAGTAGTTCCATTCCTCAAGTTCTCCGTCCCATGTCTTCCAATGAGGGTTCTATGTATAATGTTATGGAG CCTAGCATTGGCGGTGAatgtgaaactttgtacaaagtCAAACCTCTGACATCAACCAGTGGTGATCCCCAAATTCATGTGACCAAAGTAAGAAACTACGACAACTGCATAAATAGACCGAAGTATTTCGCCTCCATATTTCATGGGAAACAGTGCGCTGAATGTATTAAGGCACGG TCTGAGCCCCTGAAGTCCGTGTCACTGGTCCGATACACACTGATAGGAAGTTCTAGACTGTTCCAGATCCAGAGCGCCATCTCTGAAAGCCAGCACGTATTTACTCCATACTCTGACAAAGGCGGCAGTATCGCTACTTATCTAAA CCAGACTTTGAATTTAGTCAAAGTTGGAATTGTCAAAGAAAGTCTGTCGCAGCCAAAAAATCGAATGAAGGTAAACGATGGACTACTGTACGCATCCCGCGAGATTGAATCACGCAACGAACACTCTGGCAGCTCACAGCAATCGCCATCCTCCAAACAGAGTCCCACACCAAAACCAATCAGCCAGCTTCTGCAGAAAACGGCAAACCAATCAAAAGAAAGG ATAAGGAAATTATTGAAGATGTTGGAGGAGTTTATGAAGCCCTATATCCAGGAAGAGGCTGGCCCGCTAATGATGTCGCTATTGGAAGAAATCCGAAAGGCTGACGTCGAGAGTTTGAAGGCGGTATTCCGCGAAACGGTCCAAACTGCGTCCTCAGACAAAAAGAAATT GAAGATGCTGATGGATCTCCTGCCGTCTGCTGGGACCGCCCCCGCCACAAAAGTGCTTGTCGACGCTATCATGAATGATCAGATCTCAAAGCCGGAGGCCATCATTGCTCTAAATATTCTATCCTTATCAGCCCGACCAGAAGTTCTCATCGCCAAAAAACTTTTG GACCTTACACAGAGCAGCAAACTGTCGCAAAATCGAGTTTTGAAGAGGACAGTCTTTCTCTGTTTGGGAGCAGTAGCTGGAAAGCTGAGCGAAGAAGAGCGGGAAAAGTATCGTGAAATTTCACAACAAGAGGTGACCGTACGGACACTTCTTGCAAAGGAATCAAATTCGCAAAGCAGAAAAAAATTGAAGTCGAAGAAGGTGGAGTTGGAGGATAggaaaaagaaggaaaaacGCATTCACGCTCAAATCAAACAAGAAATCGTTAAG GAGATCCAGATGTTAATGAAGTCAACTGTATTGGATGATAAAATGTTAAGCTTTAAGACTGCTGGGAACGCCGGACTTCGTGAGTTGATTCCCAGTGTCAGAACTTACATCGAGGATAAATCCCAACCACAGATCCTCAGAACGCAAGCCATCTACAGTCTTAGAAAACTCACCAGTCGATATCCCCACGAT ATTCACTCAATGCTGCTGCCCAGATATTTTGATCGAACAGAAAAAGAGGAGGTTCGAATATCCTCATACTTAGTTATGGCATCCACCGACCCTTCCCGTCAGATCCTAGAGATGGTCGCCCATTCACTACACAAGGAGACCAATCCACACGTTGGGACATTTGTTTACACACACCTGGAGCAGTTGTCCAATAGTACATACCCCTGCCTCTTGTCTTG GGCGAAGAACGCAACATTTGCTCTGCGTTTTGCGAAGAAATTTAACCCAATGTTTTACTACTCCAGATTCCTCCATCTATCTGGATATGCAG ATAAGGTCAAAATGGGAGCAGCTGTAGATCTTGGTCTCATTACATCTCCAGAAGAGTTCATTCCACGAGCTGGTGCTGTACATCTTAACACGCATGTTCTTGGGAGTTCTATTAACCTCGCTGAG GTCGGATTCAACACTGAGGGATTGCAAACACTTGTTTCAAAATTGATTAGTCCTCTAAATGAACTTACAAAAGACAAATCAGTTGTAGAAGTACTTAAACAACGAATGCGCCGCAGTACACAGACGCAAGAAACTTCCAATGATCCTATAAGTCAAATTCACCAAAAG ttgaaagTATCACCTCGCACAAGTCCTGACCCCAAAGGTCATCTGTACATAAAACTGATGGGCAATGAACTACAATATCTAACTCTGGATAGCAACTTGGTAGACACATTGCTAAAAGAAG GGAAGATTTTGCTAGGTGTGACAGAGCAAAAGTTGAGCAGTGGACTGGACCTCGACATACACAAATCCCTGGTGCCTCTTGATGCTGACACTATGATTCCAACTGAGTCTGGTCTGCCACTCCGCATGAAACTCCGTGGAATGGCTGCAATAAAAGTAACGGGCAAAGTCAGTGTGTCAGGACTTCCTTCCATTTTCAAAATCATCCGTGCAGACCAACTTAAAAAAGATATCACTTTGAATTTGGAACTGAGACCAAG CGTATTTGTTGACATCCGTGGGGAAATGGAAATGGATGCAGTATACTTTAAATCTGGAGTTTCTATTAAAACCATGGCACACGTGGAGACGCCTCTTTCAGTCTCTGCTTCCGTCAACCTTCCAAAGGCCAAAGTTATCGCTAAAGTTAACGTTGAAAAATTG AGTGAGAGAGTGGCTAAACTGGAAATTTCCCCATCAGCATATTTGAAAGAAGTGCCGTCTGACATATCAAAATATCCTAGACCGAGAGAATTGCAAGACATCAGGGCTGCAGAAGGAGCGAAAGTGATTCCA TTGTCGTTCGCAATTGGAAAACGTATTTTGGGTCTTGAAGTAGGAATAAATGGACAAGCTGTTGTCAGTGATTTTGAGATGAATGTTCCATACTACCCCATGATTGGAAAGCAAGAACTGGTTATCACTCTTTCTCCAGGACTAAATCCCCAGAAATATCTTGAAGTTCAACTTCAAGTACTGACCCCAAAACCAGAGTCTACCCAACAACAATCAACCTCAGATAAAAATAAGAGTTCAAGTCAAGGAGGGATCCTTTCTTGGCTCGGAAGTTTAGTAGGTAGCGATCAACCTTCTCAGAGTCCATCATCTTCCTCTTCATCCTCGCCTTCTGCTCCTCCAAAGGACATCCAAGTAAAAGATCCTACATTAACAGCACTCATTGAACATTTAAAAGACTCGCAGTCTGCCCAGTCTGAGAAATCAGTCGTATCACGCAACAACAGTGTTGGAATTCTTCTAAATGTCTTAGGGATAGATGAGTCAAGGTCTATCAAACGGCATCTTCAAGTTAGTGTTGCAGCTGGATTGGATATCAACTCGAGGACAACCTCTATTATCTTGTCTCTGGATAGGTCTCCTGTTCCAGAGATAGAAACAAAACCGTGGAAG attgatGTTGCCATCAACGTCAATTTACCAACAAGACTTGTAGATCCATCGGAATTGTTGTCCAAATCATATCAGAAGGAACTTGAAAAACAAATACAGGTTCATATAAGGAGGCATGGGGAATCTGAATACCATAGGCAGATCGACCGAGAAGTACCGCGCCAACAGACTAAAGTTCTCCAACAACTATTAAGTTCAACAGACACGCAGCAAATTATCGATGAAGTCGTGAACACTGAAATCAGTCAATCAGAGGAGCCTTCGCTGAATACTCAAGATAAGAAAATTAACAAACTTATTAGAAAACAGAAACAAATTTTGAAAGAAGTGAAGAATATCCATCGAAGAGCATCAGATCCGTTAAGAGTTAAGAGTGTGAGATCAATGCTGTCATCGGTGATGAGAAAGTCAGAGAGAGTGAAAAAAGACGTAGAAAAAGAAATAAGATCTGTTCCAAGCAATGAAGAATCTGACACTCTAAATAAATATTCCGTTTTACTTCAACAAATAGTTGAACAAATATTGGAGGAATCTGTTCGTTCTTCAAAGCAATCGTTGTCGTCGAAAGACCAACAAGCTGTGGAGAAATCACTAGAAACAAGCAAAGAATCATTGAGAACGATACTGCAGCAACAGAGTTTACCCCTGGTGAAACCGTCTCATTCTCAATCCGGTACTGTTGATCCCCAGTCTCCAGCTGAGTCTTCACAACAACAGCAAAGACAATCAGAACAATCACAACAGGGATCAACGCAACGACAGAAACCAATGCAAGAGTCTCAGCAACAGTCTCAAGACGGAGTGTCTCCATCTAGTCCACAGCCAGGTGTACAGTCTTCAACATCAAATAGTCAGTTCCTACCAACCAGTAGTAGTCAGTCTCCTTTGACCAAGTCGGTGTTAGATCTTCTACAGAAACAGACGGAAGCGATTCAAGAAATTACAAAATCAAAAGAAGCGGAGGGAATGAAAAGCATTGACgagaagaaaataaaagaagCAGTGTATTTAGCACAGGGTGTTGATGAAAAGATACGTGAAGAAGCTTCGACCTCATCTCCTCAAGATTTTGAAAGACTAAACCAGAAGTTGTTAAAATCTGTtattcaacaacaacaaattacAAAATGTTTAGAGCAAAGAATAACAAAATCGTATCCTAAACAGTCCGAAAAGCAGAAGAAAGAGATCAAGAAATTAATACAGCAAAGCAAACTTGAAACTGATAAAATGTCAAAGATAATGGCAGTGTCAATCCAACACGAGATAGAAAAAGAGGAAGCAAGTAGAAAACATTCACATGATGATCAAAAGGCACTCGAACATCTCCGAAAAGTCCATCTGTCACAAGTAATCGCTTCCCAACAGTTGTCAGCTGCAGAATCATCATCCGAGAAGTCCATGGTGGCGGGATCAAAATCAATTCAAAGGTTGCAGAAAAGCATGAAAATTTTAGATCAAACAGATAAACAAATAGTCTCTGTAGTTAAACAAAGATATATAAAAGACCGTCCTATAGATGTTATCAACAAACTTATAGAGGTTTCACAAATGCAACACAGTTTGCTTGGATTGGTTGCTGAACGCGCAAGAGAAGAACTTGTTCAATCTGTTTCCAGAACTGAAACAAAGGACAAACAGATTGAAACATTGGAAAAGAGAGCCGAGGCAGAAAAATTAGATTATCTCCAGATGGTGAGAAAAATATTAGCATCCATATCATCTAAAAGATCTTATAGAAATCTAAGTTGGTCTGAAAGACAGTCACTACAAGGTGTCCATAAGGAGTTAGAGAATATCAGATCAATGCAGATCAAACTCgaagaaaatgtcagaaacatGGAAAGAAATCAAGAGAAGTCCGTTAAAAAGGTTGATTTATCTTCCATTAAAAAACTTGTTGCGAAATGTAAAGCCATCCAAGACAACATTGAAAAGGTAGAAAGCGGCATCAGATCAAAACGCCTTCATCAGATGGTGGATGACACTACCAAGGAACCCCAATGGCGAATCGAAATCCAGGAACAGATTGTTGAAAAGGTGAAGGAACTCATACCAGATTCGGCAATGAGTTCAAAAGAGAAAGAGTCCGTCCAAACGTCGTTAAATCATCAGGAGAATAAATTAGAGAAACTGCAAGAGAAGCTCCAAGAACTTCAAATGCAAGAATCTCAACAAAATAGCAGTTCGTTAAGCTGGTTCTCACCAAGTCAGTCTCCTCAACCTATCAATACACAACAGCAGGAGGACGAACCACAAGTTGTGATGTTTAACTCCCAAGATAATGCAGACTACGATGATGAAGACGATGACTCACTGCCAGTAGATGAAGTGCAAAAAAGCACACATAAGAAATCTCAAAGTTCGTTACAACGAAAAGGAAAGAGCCTAAACTCCAAGATTAAAGATTCTGCCAAACAAAAATCTGTCAAATCCAGTGGCCGTAAAGGAAGAAAGAGTTCAAAGCAATCCTCGGCTCGTGGTGATCTACTAGCAGAAACCGAAAGGGAAGTTCGTATATCAATCAAGGCAGAGTACGGGTCACAGGgtgaaaagaagaaatattttgacatccag ATTCTTGGAACACCATCGCTGGAACAGCTGTTATGGGAAAGGGCTCAGATGTCACCATTAGAGAGAAGCAGTATAACAAAAAAATATCTGAAGGAAAAGAGTGATGGTTCCGAAGAAGTAACGGCAGCTTATCTCAAACTCAGCTGGGAACTTAATCTTCTCCGTCACTTACACGTCCGTGCTCATTATGAGAGG GAAGAAATTCCTCGAGTTGTTGAGGAACTTGGATGGTGGACCCACGAAGCTATCAAAGCTTTACTGTATCCGCACTTGTCTACAGAGTACCCCCACTCCTTCCGTCCGAGAGACAGACTGGAAATTCGCATGGACTTCAGGAGAAACAACAAACAA TTTGATATAGAATTAAAGCTTCCTGAGGAATCCAACTTCTTCCGAGGAATTTCGATACCATATGTTGGGCCATTCTTGTTTGAGTCGACAGAAAATATCAGGGGTGTAATCCATCGTTCCTTACAGAAGACGTTGTCTAGCTTTACAAGCCGTCTGCCAG GACAATGTGAGGTGAAACAAAACCGCATTCGATCACTGGACGGCAAGGAATACTATGTACCAGACACAAAGGATTGTGAAGTCGTTTTGTCCATGGACTGTTCCTCCTCAAAACAGTTTGCCGTTAAATCAAAGAAAGATTCGTCCGATCCATCAAAAAGG TCCCTTGAAGTTCACGTAGAAGGCAGAATGATAGAGGTTGTTCCGAGCAGCTCCTCTGTAGACGTTAAAGTTGATGGTAAAAAACAAGATGTTCCAAAGGATTCATCCATCAGCATTAAGATATCAACTTCTTTTAGCAG CAAAGAAAATTCAGCAATAAAAATCAGCCGACACCAGAGCGGGGTTTCTATCTTATCGTTACGAAAAGGAGTATATATTACATCAGATGGCAGTAAAATATCTATCACG ATATCCCCACTCTACTACTCTCAAGTTTGTGGAATGTGTGGGAACTTCGATGGAAGACAGGAAAACGAATACCAGAGTCCTGAGAAAGTGGATCGCATAGACCCTAGCTGTTTTGTCCTTGATTATTTGTTTCCAGACGGTAAATGTGATTCGGAGAGTGTTCAAAAGGAATGTCAACAGCCCcaggtttcattttcatcat CAAGATGTATGCCAGAGAGTAAAACCATACGTAGAACGCgtctgtataaaaataaatcacagCTCTGTCTCTCCCAAAGTCCTGTAAAGAGTTGTCCGTCTAACTGCGAGCAGAAGGATACAAAATCCAGGGCCGTAAAAATGGTGTGTTTCTCTCACGAGAGTGCTAAAGCCCGCGCGTGGGAAAAGACCAGCTTCAAGCGCCCCCTAACGGAGTTGAAGTCTCAGCAAGCAGACTACACAGAATATGTACAAGAACCCAACAGTTGCAGAGAAATATAG